The genomic DNA ATTACCGATGGCGTCGAAGGGAGAAGTCCAAGTCCTCGAATCACTAGCGTCAAATACAGAACGTTTGTCTGTTCTTGCAGAACAACTGAAGCTGCCCCTTCCTCCTTCTAAGGCAGAAAGCGTGATTCGGGGCAAGCTGGATGGTTTGAATTCACAAGAATCGAATTTGGTCAAAACCTATATTGATGGAAACGTGAATAAACCACAATTGCCATTGATGGAACTGATACGTGGTTTGGGTTTGAGAATAGAGAGGGACCTTATCCAACAGAACATAGCCGACCTGGAGAGAACCCCACAACTGAAACCTGTATTGATGGATTTGTTGTCAAAAGAGCTACCGATGAATATAAGGGAAAAGGTTGAGGCCCTCCTTCATCGGCTTACCGGTCAGCAGCTGCTCCATACCAGTGAAAACCAGACAGTCAACACGTTTTTTTATCAATTGCCGATCCAGTTCAAAGAATGGAAAAGTGATCTGGTTCTGAAATGGGATATGAAACGAACGCCTACAGGTGAAATTGATGAAAATCATAGCCGGATCTTGTTTTATCTCAACCTTCAACATTTGAATGAGACAGTCATTGATATGAACGTACAAAACCGCATCATTACCCTTAAGGTAATTAATGAACATCCAACGATAGAAGGATTGATTCCTGTATTCAAGGATAAATTGAAGGGTTCGTTGGAGGCTCTTGGGTATAGCTTGACAAGCATAAAAGCTGAACAACCATCCACAAAACACAGTCAGACATTCCAATCGAAAATGATTGAAAATCCTTTTAAAGGAGTGGATGTCACAATATGAATCGAGAACAAAGAAAATCAGCAGTAGCTTTGAAGTATGACCAATATGCGACTTCAGCGCCGAAAGTTGTCGCCAAAGGTAAAGGGGAGACGGCCGAAGAAATCATGAAGCTTGCCAAAGAAAATCAAGTGCCAATCCAGGAGGATCCTAGTCTCGTCCATCTTCTTTCCCAATTGGAGATTGATAAGGAAATCCCGCCGAATTTGTATCAGGCGGTTGCTGAAGTTTTTGCTTTCATATATCAGCTGGACCAGTCTTCGAAACCGAATGCGTAATAATGCATCGCTTATCACCACATACTATGGGTACATAGTGAGGTGAAACAGATGAAAAAGAATGCACTTGAAGTACCGGGGTGTGAGCAAGCTGTACAAGGCTTCCGTGAAGAATTTGCAGAAGAATTCGGAATGTACCGACCTGCAGCTGAGCGAGAATCCATCACGAAAAAGTTAGTTGATCAAAAGCAGAAAGAGGAGCAATAAGAAAAAACGCCACCATGGCGTTTTTTTGTTGCACCTTGCCAGTTTTATCATCATTCTTCCAGCTTTTATGTGATAGTACCCTTAAATTTCAGCAATAATCGCGTTTTTCATAGGATTTCAACCGCAACGGTAGACATGAGAGCGGTTTATTTATACAATAAGAACGGTGTTGCATAGATTAGACACATGATAGGAGGATGGAGAATGAATATCCACGAGTATCAAGGAAAAGAGCTCTTGAGAAAGTACGGAGTATCTGTTCCGAACGGAAAAGTTGCATACACGCCGAAAGAGGCTGTAGACGCAGCAAAAGAACTCGGTACTGAAATCAATGTTGTTAAAGCACAAATTCACGCTGGTGGACGTGGAAAAGCCGGTGGTGTTAAGGTTGCCAAAAATCTTGATGAAGTACGTACATATGCTGAAGAGATTCTAGGCAAAACACTGGTGACACATCAAACGGGACCAGAAGGTAAAGAAGTAAAGCGCTTACTTATCGAAGAAGGCTGCGATATCCAGAAGGAATATTATGTTGGCCTTGTATTGGACCGTGCAACTTCACGTGTCGTCATGATGGCTTCAGAAGAAGGCGGTACTGAGATTGAAGAAGTAGCAGAAGAAACACCAGAGAAAATCTTCAAAGAAGTGATCGATCCTGTAGTCGGTCTGACTGCCTTTCAAGCTCGTCGTTTAGCATTCAACATCAACATCCCGAAAGAACTTGTGAACAAAACTGTAAAGTTCATGATGGGCTTATATACTGTATTTGTTGAAAAGGATTGCTCGATTGCAGAAATCAATCCTCTCGTAACAACAGGTGATGGAAATGTAATGGCACTCGATGCGAAGTTGAACTTCGATCCAAATGCTTTGTTCCGTCATAAGGATATTGTTGAATTCCGTGACTTGGATGAAGAAGACGAAAAGGAAATCGAAGCTTCCAAGCATGACCTCAGCTATATTTCATTAGATGGAAATATCGGTTGTATGGTTAATGGAGCAGGGCTAGCGATGTCAACAATGGACATCATCAAGTATTATGGCGGAGACCCTGCTAACTTCCTTGATGTTGGGGGCGGTGCAACTGCTGAGAAAGTTACAGAAGCCTTCAAGATCATCTTGTCTGATAAAAATGTAAAAGGTATCTTCGTTAACATCTTCGGTGGCATCATGAAATGTGACGTCATTGCTGAAGGTGTCATCGAAGCTACGAAACAAGTTGGATTAGAGCTTCCACTTGTCGTACGTTTGGAAGGTACGAACGTCGATCTTGGTAAGAAATTATTGCAAGAGTCTGGTTTGAACATCACTGCAGCTGAATCTATGGCAGACGGCGCAGAAAAAATTGTTTCATTAGTCAAGTAGGAAGGTGGGGAAATTACGATGAGCGTTTTCATTAATAAAGATACGAAAGTTATCGTACAAGGGATCACTGGTTCTACAGCCCTTTTTCATACGAAACAGATGCTTGAATACGGAACTCAAATCGTCGGCGGAGTGACACCTGGTAAAGGTGGAACAGAAGTTGAAGGTGTTCCTGTATTTGATACAGTAACTGAAGCAGTTGAAAAGACGGGAGCAAATGCATCTGTCATTTATGTACCAGCTCCATTTGCAGCGGATGCAATTCTTGAAGCTGTTGATGCAGAAATGGATCTTGCGATTTGCATCACTGAGCATATTCCAGTAATGGATATGGTCAAGGTCAAGCGCTACATGGAAGGCAAGAAGACTCGCCTAGTAGGACCGAACTGCCCAGGTGTCATTACTCCTGAAGAGTGTAAAATCGGGATTATGCCAGGTTACATCCATAAGAAAGGACATGTCGGTGTCGTTTCTCGTTCGGGAACATTGACGTATGAGGCTGTACACCAACTTACTCAAGCAGGCATCGGTCAGTCAACAGCTGTCGGAATCGGTGGAGATCCTGTCAACGGTACAGACTTCATTGACGTCCTCAAAGCTTTCAACGAAGATGAAGACACTTATGCAGTCATCATGATTGGAGAAATCGGGGGAACTGCAGAAGAAGAGGCTGCTGAATGGGTGAAAGCAAACATGAAGAAACCTGTCGTCGGCTTCATCGGTGGTCAAACTGCACCTCCAGGAAAACGTATGGGACACGCTGGTGCCATCATCTCTGGTGGTAAAGGTACTGCGGAAGAGAAGATCAAGACAATGAACGCTTGTGGCATTAAAGTGGCTGATACGCCATCTGTCATGGGTGAGACATTGATTTCTGTATTGAAAGAAAATGATCTACTTGAAAGCTGCAAGACAGTAAAATAAGAAACTTACAACCAATGGGACTGACTCACAAGAGTCAGTCCTGTTTCAATAACTCCAGTTTTTTAAAATGGCTTTGTTAACTTTAATTAATGAACATAGAAGCGTAAGGCGGCGACTCCAGCGGGAAAAGCAACAGCTGAAGACCCCGCAGAGTGAGGAACGAGGTCGAGGAGGCTGAAGCGTTGCCCGCGGAAAGCGTCCGCCTGAAGCTGTTCAACAACAACAACCACTAACAGAGACAGAGCCTTTCTGATAAAACATAAAAAGTAAAAAGAGGAAATTGGTACATACTTATCGAACGAATGGTGAAGGTGTTAAAGACAACCAGGTCCTTGATACTACCATCATTCCATTCCACCATACTTACATGCTAGTTAAAAGAAAAAGGAGAAGCGCTTGTTAAACCAGGTAAAGGATCGTCTAGTCTACTTGTCGAGCTATGTGGGGCTTGGTAGAACGCAAATGTTACATTTGATGAGAGAGGATGCTCACTTAAGTAAGGTGTTCAGCATGAAGGCCGAGGATATCATGAAGAAGTACCACATTCATGGAACCAAGGCAAGTCATATAGTGGATGAGAGGAATCAGGAACACTTTCTATCGAGAATAGAAGGGTATAAAAATGAAATGATCCAGGTTCTGACGATTATGGATCGGGCATATCCGACACTTTTGAAAGAGATTTATGATCCGCCGCTCGTTTTATATTTCAAAGGCGATGTAAAGTTATTGTCACAACCGCTTATGATCAGTTCTGTCGGTACCAGATATCCAAGTGAGAATGGAAAAAGAAGCCTTGAGAAAATTTTAAGTCCATTGATTGAATCGGGGTGGACGATTGTAAGTGGATTGGCTTACGGGATCGATTATCTTTCACATAAACACGCACTTCAATTGTCAGGTAGCACGATTGCGGTATTAGGAAGTGGATTTCATCATATTTATCCTAAAGAACATATCGGGATGGCAGAGGAAATCGCTTCGAAGCATCTTCTCTTATCTGAATTTCCTCCAGGTCAAAAACCAGCCAAATGGCAATTCCCTTTACGTAATCGGATTATAAGTGGACTTTCTAGGGGAACATTGATTATAGAGGCCCGTCGGAAAAGTGGATCGTTGATCACAGGGGATCAAGCCCTTCAACAGGGAAGAGAGGTTTTTGCTGTACCAGGATCTATTCTTGAACCACGTTCAGAAGGTACGAACCACCTTATTCAACAAGGCGCAAAGCTTACCACATGTGCCCAAGATATCCTTGACGAGCTCGACTGTGTTACCGCTAACGTTTGACAAACCAACTTCATTTATACAATAATAGGGAAGATTTTAAAATAAGAGAAAAGGGGGAGACAGATAAAAATATGGCTGATTATTTAGTAATAGTAGAATCTCCCGCTAAAGCAAAAACGATTGAAAAATACTTAGGAAAAAAATATATCGTCAAAGCTTCAATGGGACATGTAAGGGATTTACCGAAAAGTCAAATGGGTGTAGATGTGGAGGAAAACTTTGAACCCAGGTATATTACAATCCGAGGGAAAGGTCCTGTTCTGAAAGAGCTGAAGACTGCTGCAAAGAAAGTTAAAAAAATCTATCTGGCAGCCGACCCGGATCGTGAAGGAGAAGCAATTGCCTGGCATCTTGCCCATAGCCTTGAAATAAAAGATCACTCCGATTGTCGAGTTGTTTTCAACGAAATAACGAAGCAAGCGATTAAAGACTCATTTAAAAGACCACGTGCAATCAATATGAATCTTGTCGATGCTCAGCAAGCTAGGCGTGTATTGGATCGTCTGGTCGGCTATAACATTAGTCCATTACTATGGAAGAAAGTCAAAAAAGGGTTGAGTGCGGGACGTGTTCAAACGGTTGCATTGCGATTGATCGTCGAGCGGGAAAAAGAAATTCAAAACTTCAAGCCTGAAGAATATTGGAAGATCAAAGCGGTATTCGATAAGAAGGGTGAAGAATTTGAAGCGTCCTTCTTTGAGCTGAATGGGAAGAAAGTGGAGCTTTCCAATGAACAGAATGTTCAAGATGTTCTGAAGCATGTAAAAGGTGACACTTTCAAGGTTACTTCGGTTCAAAAGAAAGAACGGAAAAGAAATCCTGCGAATCCGTTTACAACATCCTCTCTTCAACAGGAAGCAGCAAGAAAGCTGAACTTCCGAGCGAAAAAGACGATGATGCTGGCTCAACAATTATATGAAGGGATTGATATCGGAAAAGAAGGGACAGTCGGTCTGATCACGTATATGAGAACCGATTCCACCCGTGTGTCCGATGTCGCTAAGAACGAAGCGAGACAATATATTGTTGATACGTATGGCGAAAAATATACGACCAACCGATCTGGCGGAAAGAAGTCGAATAATGCGCAAGATGCGCACGAAGCCGTTCGACCGACCTCGACCTTACGAGATCCGAAAATCGTCAAACAATTCCTCAGCAGGGATCAGCACAGACTTTACAAGCTGATCTGGGAACGTTTCGTCGCAAGTCAGATGGCTCCAGCTGTGATGGATACGATGGCAGTGAATTTAGACAACAATGGCGTTGTATTCAGAGCAAATGGATCGAAAGTCAAGTTCCCTGGTTTCATGAAGGTTTATGTAGAAGGGAACGACGATAATAAGAAAGAAGAAGACAAAATTCTCCCTGAATTGAAAGAGGGAGATATGGTCGATACGAAGGATATTGAACCGAGTCAGCATTTTACACAGCCTCCACCGAGATATTCAGAGGCGCGGCTCGTCAAGACGATGGAAGAACTCGGAATTGGACGACCATCTACATATGCTCCGACTCTTGATACAATCCAGCGTCGGGGGTATGTCGCCCTTGATGCAAGAAAGTTCGTACCGACGGAGCTTGGCGAAATCGTATTGGAGCTCATCCTTGAATTCTTCCCAGAGATCATTAACGTTGAGTTTACTGCTGAAATGGAAACGAGCCTGGACCACATTGAGGAAGGGACAGCAGAATGGAAAAAAGTCATCGACGACTTCTATAAAGAGTTCGAAAAGAAACTGAAGGTTGCAGAAGAAGAGATGAAAGAAGTGGAGATCCAGGATGAACCTGCCGGGGAAGATTGTGAAAAGTGCGGCAGTGAAATGGTCTATAAAATGGGGCGCTATGGAAAATTCATGGCATGCTCGAATTTCCCGGATTGCCGGAATACGAAACCGATTGTTAAAGAAATCGGTGTCAAATGTCCAAAGTGTAAGGAAGGGAACATCGTCGAACGTAAGAGTAAAAAGCGTCGGATCTTTTATGGCTGTGATCGCTATCCGTCCTGCGACTTCGTTTCGTGGGATAAACCGATCAGCCGTCCATGTCCGAAATGTGATAGCTTACTCGTTGAGAAAAAGTCAAAGAAAAGCACGACGGTTCAATGTACGAACTGTGACTACAAAGAGAAACAGAATTAGGGTGATTGAACGTGAATGTACAAGAAGTGAATGTGGTAGGCGCAGGATTAGCTGGTAGTGAAGCAGCCTGGCAAATGGCAAAGCGCGGCATCCACGTCCATCTATATGAAATGAGACCGAAAAAACAGACACCAGCACATCATACAGATAAATTCGCCGAGCTCGTGTGCAGTAATTCATTGCGTTCTAACGCATTGACGAATGCCGTCGGTGTGCTGAAAGAAGAAATGAGACAATTGGATTCTGTCATTATTCAAAGTGCAGATGACTGTTCCGTACCTGCCGGGGGAGCTCTTGCAGTCGACCGGCATGAATTTGCAGCGAGAGTGACGGAGAGGGTCAAAGGACATCCGAACGTCACCGTCCATGATGAGGAGATTAAGGAGATTCCTGAAGGTCCCACGATCATCGCAACCGGGCCGCTCACTTCCAAAGATCTCTCTGATTCCTTAAAGTCATTGACGGGCGAGGAATATTTATACTTTTATGATGCCGCAGCTCCAATCATTGAAGTAGACAGCATCGATCGAGATAAAGTATATTTGAAGAGTCGTTATGACAAGGGGGAAGCAGCATATCTCAATTGTCCGATGACTGAAGAAGAATTCGATCGCTTCTATGAGGCATTGATCAGTGCAGAAACAGTCCCTTTAAAGGAATTCGAAAAAGAAATCTTTTTCGAAGGCTGTATGCCTGTTGAAGTCATGGCGAAGAGAGGGAAGAAAACATTGTTGTTCGGACCAATGAAACCAGTTGGTCTTGAAGATCCGAAAACCGGGAAGACCCCTTATGCAGTCGTCCAATTAAGGCAGGACAATAAGACTGGAACCCTTTATAATATCGTCGGTTTCCAAACGCACATGAAATGGGGTCCGCAAAAAGAAGTCGTCCGATTGATTCCAGGTCTCGAAAACGCTGAGATAGTAAGATATGGTGTCATGCATCGTAACACTTTCATCAACTCACCGAACTTATTACGTCCGACCTATCAATATAAGGAGCGGGATGATCTGTTCTTTGCGGGTCAAATGACAGGTGTGGAAGGTTACGTTGAAAGTGCAGCCTCAGGATTGATTGCTGGATTGAATGCCGCTCGGCTTGTACAAGGTGAAGAACCTTTGACCTTCCCGATTGAAACGGCGTTAGGAAGTATGGCAGAATATATTACGACAGCGAACCCGGATAATTTCCAACCGATAAATGCGAATTTCGGATTGTTCCCTCCTTTGGAAAAGCGAATCAAGAACAAGAAAGAACGCAACGAAATGATTGCTTCCAGAGCATTGGAAACAATTCAGAATTTTTTAACAAAAGTGTGAATATATATTGTCAAGGCCTCTAAGTTGTGATACGATTTAGGGGTCTTTATGCTAATTGTAACACTATTCAGAAAATAGGTAGTTGATGTTGGATGGAAGAAGAGATCCGGCTGTTTATCGAGTATCTTCAAATTGAGAAGAACTGCTCATCTCATACAGTCGTTAATTACCGTGTAGACATCGAAAATTTCGTAGATTTCATGAAGCAGCAAGGCTTAGACCATTTTGCTGCTGTTTCTTATGTGGATGTCCGCGCATTCTTGACAACACTTCATGAAAAGAAATATGCCAGAAAAACTGTGGCCCGGAAGGTCTCTTCATTACGAAGCCTGTACCGGTTCCTTTTGAGAGAAAAGAAGTTGAATGTGAATCCATTCCAAACAGCATCGTTTCCAAAGAAGGCAACTCGACTCCCCAAATTCTTTTATCAGGAAGAACTTGAGGAGTTGTTTAAGGTTGCAGACCGATCGACACCCCTTGGGCAGCGGAATCAGGCATTGCTTGAGATTCTTTATGGCACGGGGATCCGTGTCAGTGAATGTGTGGACCTGTCGATCAAAGATATTGATATGTCCATTGAGACAATTCTGGTTAAGGGTAAGGGACGTAAAGAAAGATACGTCCCAGTAGGGAGTTATGCACTTGAGGCTCTTGATCGCTATCTGAATGATGGGCGTAAGACTCTAATGAAATCCAAAATCCACGATTGCTTGTTTGTGAATTATAAAGGCGATCCTCTAACAGCAAGAGGTGTAAGGAAAATATTACAGCAGATCATCCGTTCCACATCGTTGACGATGAAAATCTCTCCCCATATGATGCGTCATACCTTTGCCACGCATTTGTTGAATGAGGGTGCTGATCTACGTGCTGTACAAGAGTTGTTGGGCCACTCCCAACTCTCGACAACTCAAGTTTATACACATGTTACGAAGGACAGGTTGAAAGAGATGTATAATAATTTTCATCCTAGAGCTTAAAAGTTATGTTTAGTAAGAACATTTAGGGGAGGAGGTTGGTAGGATGGGATCATTCCATGCTACGACGATATTCGCAGTACGACATAATGGTGGTTTCGCCATGGCAGGAGACGGACAGGTGACCTTCGGAAATGCAGTGGTGATGAAACATACCGCACGGAAAGTACGTAAACTTTATGGTGGGAAGGTACTGGCTGGTTTTGCAGGTTCAGTGGCGGATGCATTCACTCTGTTTGAAAAGTTTGAAGGGAAATTAGAAGAATATAATGGAAACCTCCAACGATCAGCTGTCGAATTAGCGAAAGAGTGGCGCGGTGATAAGATATTACGCCGCTTGGAAGCGATGTTGATTGTAATGAATACTGAAACAATGCTTCTCGTTTCAGGAACAGGTGAAGTGATCGAGCCTGACGACGGTATTCTTTCAATCGGTTCTGGAGGGAATTATGCGTTGGCGGCAGGTCGAGCTTTAAAACGGCACGGGGAACATCTGACAGCAGTCGATATCGCCAAAAGCGCCCTGGAGATTGCGGCAGATATTTGCGTATATACCAATGACCAGATCGTTGTGGAACAATTAACTTGAAACGGGGGAATTTGACACGATGAACATGCATTATACACCGAGACAAATCGTCCAACGGCTTGATCAGTTCATTGTCGGCCAGAAAAGTGCAAAGAAAGCAGTTGCTATTGCACTGAGAAACCGTTACAGAAGAAGCTTGATCGATGAGTCGATGCGAGATGAAGTCGTACCGAAGAATATACTGATGATCGGCCCTACCGGGGTCGGTAAGACCGAAATTGCCAGACGTCTTGCTAAGATTGTAGGCGCCCCTTTCGTGAAAGTGGAAGCGACCAAATTCACTGAGGTCGGTTATGTCGGTCGTGATGTGGAATCGATGGTCCGTGATCTTGTTGAAACATCGATCCGGATCGTGAAAGAAGAAAAGATGGCCTCCGTGAAGGATCGAGCTGAACAGAATGCCAACAAGCGCCTTGTCGAATTGCTCGTTCCCGGCAAAAAAAACGAGCAGAACAACTACAAGAATCCACTCGAAATGCTATTCGGCAACCAACAACAGAATGACAGTTCGAATCAGAACGATTCAGAACAAGATCAAATTGCCACAAAACGGAAACAGATCGCTCATCAACTTGCTCTAGGTGAATTAGAGGATCGTTATGTAAACGTTGAGGTTGAGGAACAAAATCAAAACATGATGGATATGTTCCAAGGCTCGGGTTTGGAGCAGATGGGTATGAATATGCAGGATATGCTCGGAAATCTGATGCCGAAGAAAAAGAAAAAACGTAAACTTACCGTAAAGGAAGCACGGAAAGTCCTGACGCAGGAAGAAGCTCAAAAACTCATCGATATGGATGAAGTTTCCCAAGAAGCTGTTATACGAGCTGAGCAAACGGGTATGATTTTTATAGATGAGATTGATAAAATAGCCGGAAAAGGCAGCCAATCAGCAGATGTTTCACGCGAGGGCGTCCAACGGGATATCCTGCCGATCGTAGAGGGATCGACAGTAGTGACTAAATATGGACCTGTAAAAACGGATCACGTATTATTCGTTGCAGCAGGAGCTTTCCATATTGCGAAACCTTCCGATTTGATTCCGGAATTACAAGGTCGGTTCCCGATCAGAGTGGAATTGAATAGCTTGACTGTCGAAGACTTCGTTTCGATTCTAGTAGAGCCAGATAATGCACTTACAAAGCAATATGAAGCTCTTTTGAAAACGGAAGGTATAAACATAGAATTTTCTGACGATGCTATTCGTAGAATTGCAACAATTGCAGCAAATGTAAACCAAAATACAGATAATATTGGAGCCAGGAGATTGCATACGATTCTGGAAAGGCTTTTGGAAGACTTATCATTCGAGGCACCAGATATCACACTCGAGACAGTTACGATTACTCCTGAGTATGTAGATGAGAAATTAGGAGCAATTGCAAAGGATCGAGACTTGAGCCAATATATCTTATAACTTAGGAGGACTTACAAATGAATCTATTAGAGAAAACAAGAAAAATCAACGCTTTATTACAAGAGTCTGGTGGTAAACCAGTTAACTTTAAAGAAATGGCTGGTACGCTTTGTAATGTCATCGAAGCGAACATCTTCGTCGTCAGCCGTAGAGGAAAGCTGCTAGGGTACTCTCTCGTACAGGAAATTGAAAATGAACGTATGAAAAAAATGTTGGTGGATCGTCAGTTCCCTACTGAGTATACGAAAAACCTTTTCAACATTAATGAAACTTCCTCAAACTTGGATATAAACAGTGAATACACTGCATTCCCTGTAGAGAACAAGGACTTGTTCAATGAAGGCTTGACGACGATCGTACCAATCGTTGGAGCAGGTGAGCGGTTAGGTACGCTCATCCTTTCAAGGCTGAACGATTCCTTCCAGGATGATGACTTGATC from Pseudalkalibacillus sp. SCS-8 includes the following:
- a CDS encoding EscU/YscU/HrcU family type III secretion system export apparatus switch protein; amino-acid sequence: MNREQRKSAVALKYDQYATSAPKVVAKGKGETAEEIMKLAKENQVPIQEDPSLVHLLSQLEIDKEIPPNLYQAVAEVFAFIYQLDQSSKPNA
- a CDS encoding small, acid-soluble spore protein, alpha/beta type, translating into MKKNALEVPGCEQAVQGFREEFAEEFGMYRPAAERESITKKLVDQKQKEEQ
- the sucC gene encoding ADP-forming succinate--CoA ligase subunit beta, producing the protein MNIHEYQGKELLRKYGVSVPNGKVAYTPKEAVDAAKELGTEINVVKAQIHAGGRGKAGGVKVAKNLDEVRTYAEEILGKTLVTHQTGPEGKEVKRLLIEEGCDIQKEYYVGLVLDRATSRVVMMASEEGGTEIEEVAEETPEKIFKEVIDPVVGLTAFQARRLAFNINIPKELVNKTVKFMMGLYTVFVEKDCSIAEINPLVTTGDGNVMALDAKLNFDPNALFRHKDIVEFRDLDEEDEKEIEASKHDLSYISLDGNIGCMVNGAGLAMSTMDIIKYYGGDPANFLDVGGGATAEKVTEAFKIILSDKNVKGIFVNIFGGIMKCDVIAEGVIEATKQVGLELPLVVRLEGTNVDLGKKLLQESGLNITAAESMADGAEKIVSLVK
- the sucD gene encoding succinate--CoA ligase subunit alpha, whose amino-acid sequence is MSVFINKDTKVIVQGITGSTALFHTKQMLEYGTQIVGGVTPGKGGTEVEGVPVFDTVTEAVEKTGANASVIYVPAPFAADAILEAVDAEMDLAICITEHIPVMDMVKVKRYMEGKKTRLVGPNCPGVITPEECKIGIMPGYIHKKGHVGVVSRSGTLTYEAVHQLTQAGIGQSTAVGIGGDPVNGTDFIDVLKAFNEDEDTYAVIMIGEIGGTAEEEAAEWVKANMKKPVVGFIGGQTAPPGKRMGHAGAIISGGKGTAEEKIKTMNACGIKVADTPSVMGETLISVLKENDLLESCKTVK
- the dprA gene encoding DNA-processing protein DprA produces the protein MLNQVKDRLVYLSSYVGLGRTQMLHLMREDAHLSKVFSMKAEDIMKKYHIHGTKASHIVDERNQEHFLSRIEGYKNEMIQVLTIMDRAYPTLLKEIYDPPLVLYFKGDVKLLSQPLMISSVGTRYPSENGKRSLEKILSPLIESGWTIVSGLAYGIDYLSHKHALQLSGSTIAVLGSGFHHIYPKEHIGMAEEIASKHLLLSEFPPGQKPAKWQFPLRNRIISGLSRGTLIIEARRKSGSLITGDQALQQGREVFAVPGSILEPRSEGTNHLIQQGAKLTTCAQDILDELDCVTANV
- the topA gene encoding type I DNA topoisomerase is translated as MADYLVIVESPAKAKTIEKYLGKKYIVKASMGHVRDLPKSQMGVDVEENFEPRYITIRGKGPVLKELKTAAKKVKKIYLAADPDREGEAIAWHLAHSLEIKDHSDCRVVFNEITKQAIKDSFKRPRAINMNLVDAQQARRVLDRLVGYNISPLLWKKVKKGLSAGRVQTVALRLIVEREKEIQNFKPEEYWKIKAVFDKKGEEFEASFFELNGKKVELSNEQNVQDVLKHVKGDTFKVTSVQKKERKRNPANPFTTSSLQQEAARKLNFRAKKTMMLAQQLYEGIDIGKEGTVGLITYMRTDSTRVSDVAKNEARQYIVDTYGEKYTTNRSGGKKSNNAQDAHEAVRPTSTLRDPKIVKQFLSRDQHRLYKLIWERFVASQMAPAVMDTMAVNLDNNGVVFRANGSKVKFPGFMKVYVEGNDDNKKEEDKILPELKEGDMVDTKDIEPSQHFTQPPPRYSEARLVKTMEELGIGRPSTYAPTLDTIQRRGYVALDARKFVPTELGEIVLELILEFFPEIINVEFTAEMETSLDHIEEGTAEWKKVIDDFYKEFEKKLKVAEEEMKEVEIQDEPAGEDCEKCGSEMVYKMGRYGKFMACSNFPDCRNTKPIVKEIGVKCPKCKEGNIVERKSKKRRIFYGCDRYPSCDFVSWDKPISRPCPKCDSLLVEKKSKKSTTVQCTNCDYKEKQN
- the trmFO gene encoding FADH(2)-oxidizing methylenetetrahydrofolate--tRNA-(uracil(54)-C(5))-methyltransferase TrmFO, with the protein product MNVQEVNVVGAGLAGSEAAWQMAKRGIHVHLYEMRPKKQTPAHHTDKFAELVCSNSLRSNALTNAVGVLKEEMRQLDSVIIQSADDCSVPAGGALAVDRHEFAARVTERVKGHPNVTVHDEEIKEIPEGPTIIATGPLTSKDLSDSLKSLTGEEYLYFYDAAAPIIEVDSIDRDKVYLKSRYDKGEAAYLNCPMTEEEFDRFYEALISAETVPLKEFEKEIFFEGCMPVEVMAKRGKKTLLFGPMKPVGLEDPKTGKTPYAVVQLRQDNKTGTLYNIVGFQTHMKWGPQKEVVRLIPGLENAEIVRYGVMHRNTFINSPNLLRPTYQYKERDDLFFAGQMTGVEGYVESAASGLIAGLNAARLVQGEEPLTFPIETALGSMAEYITTANPDNFQPINANFGLFPPLEKRIKNKKERNEMIASRALETIQNFLTKV
- the xerC gene encoding tyrosine recombinase XerC encodes the protein MEEEIRLFIEYLQIEKNCSSHTVVNYRVDIENFVDFMKQQGLDHFAAVSYVDVRAFLTTLHEKKYARKTVARKVSSLRSLYRFLLREKKLNVNPFQTASFPKKATRLPKFFYQEELEELFKVADRSTPLGQRNQALLEILYGTGIRVSECVDLSIKDIDMSIETILVKGKGRKERYVPVGSYALEALDRYLNDGRKTLMKSKIHDCLFVNYKGDPLTARGVRKILQQIIRSTSLTMKISPHMMRHTFATHLLNEGADLRAVQELLGHSQLSTTQVYTHVTKDRLKEMYNNFHPRA
- the hslV gene encoding ATP-dependent protease subunit HslV → MGSFHATTIFAVRHNGGFAMAGDGQVTFGNAVVMKHTARKVRKLYGGKVLAGFAGSVADAFTLFEKFEGKLEEYNGNLQRSAVELAKEWRGDKILRRLEAMLIVMNTETMLLVSGTGEVIEPDDGILSIGSGGNYALAAGRALKRHGEHLTAVDIAKSALEIAADICVYTNDQIVVEQLT
- the hslU gene encoding HslU--HslV peptidase ATPase subunit → MNMHYTPRQIVQRLDQFIVGQKSAKKAVAIALRNRYRRSLIDESMRDEVVPKNILMIGPTGVGKTEIARRLAKIVGAPFVKVEATKFTEVGYVGRDVESMVRDLVETSIRIVKEEKMASVKDRAEQNANKRLVELLVPGKKNEQNNYKNPLEMLFGNQQQNDSSNQNDSEQDQIATKRKQIAHQLALGELEDRYVNVEVEEQNQNMMDMFQGSGLEQMGMNMQDMLGNLMPKKKKKRKLTVKEARKVLTQEEAQKLIDMDEVSQEAVIRAEQTGMIFIDEIDKIAGKGSQSADVSREGVQRDILPIVEGSTVVTKYGPVKTDHVLFVAAGAFHIAKPSDLIPELQGRFPIRVELNSLTVEDFVSILVEPDNALTKQYEALLKTEGINIEFSDDAIRRIATIAANVNQNTDNIGARRLHTILERLLEDLSFEAPDITLETVTITPEYVDEKLGAIAKDRDLSQYIL